From one Halothece sp. PCC 7418 genomic stretch:
- the rnc gene encoding ribonuclease III yields MRANRSSELATDGRHSKTESKAPRSGNRQGRSRRGRELEKLVERLGLADTTPVDWKLLDLALTHPSASSVANYQQLEFVGDAVVRLAASELLLETYPEAPVGDFAAIRSILVSDRVLAEFAESYGMDGFLLMAGSAAKNKAGARSRLADTFEAVLGALYLSTHSMKLIRPWLDPILKEKADQIRQDPARQNYKDALQEWTQAHYKVLPHYQVEETGHGYDDPERFTAYVWLQERYLGQGKGRSKKAAQQAAAQSAYQQLTQS; encoded by the coding sequence ATGAGGGCAAATCGCTCTTCTGAATTAGCAACCGATGGTCGTCACTCGAAAACAGAGTCAAAAGCACCCCGCTCTGGAAATCGACAGGGGCGATCGCGCCGAGGTCGGGAATTAGAAAAACTGGTAGAACGGTTAGGATTAGCAGACACCACCCCCGTTGATTGGAAATTATTGGATTTAGCCTTAACTCATCCCAGTGCGTCTAGTGTAGCGAATTATCAGCAACTAGAATTTGTGGGCGATGCTGTTGTCCGTCTCGCAGCATCAGAGTTACTCTTAGAAACCTATCCCGAAGCACCAGTGGGGGATTTTGCTGCGATTCGTTCGATTTTAGTCAGCGATCGCGTCTTAGCAGAATTTGCTGAAAGTTATGGCATGGATGGGTTTTTATTGATGGCAGGAAGTGCAGCGAAAAATAAAGCAGGAGCGCGATCGCGCTTAGCCGACACCTTTGAAGCAGTCTTAGGTGCGCTTTATCTCAGTACCCACTCCATGAAATTAATCCGTCCTTGGCTTGATCCCATTCTCAAGGAAAAAGCGGATCAAATTCGCCAAGATCCCGCCCGTCAAAACTATAAAGACGCACTCCAAGAATGGACGCAAGCCCATTATAAAGTTCTCCCTCACTACCAAGTCGAAGAAACTGGACATGGCTATGATGATCCCGAACGGTTCACGGCTTATGTCTGGTTACAAGAGCGTTACTTGGGTCAAGGGAAGGGACGCTCGAAAAAAGCAGCCCAACAAGCTGCAGCCCAATCTGCTTATCAACAATTAACTCAATCATGA
- a CDS encoding RibD family protein encodes MNRPYTTVVLAMSADGKIADTARSAAEFSSHIDRAHLERQVAKADAILFGAGTLRAHGSAMSLRNSDLIAQRRQQQKPDQPIQIVCTRSGSISTEIRFFQQKIPRWLLTSQEGAQSWQSQSTEYFEEIITSPTTDGEINWQGVLKTFREKGIENLAILGGGELVAALFSEQLLDELWLTVCPVLLGGKTAPTPIEGIGWDAENAQNLKLLAVETIDQEVFLNYRLS; translated from the coding sequence ATGAATCGTCCTTACACCACTGTTGTCCTCGCCATGAGTGCTGATGGCAAAATCGCTGATACCGCGCGATCAGCAGCAGAGTTTTCCTCTCACATCGATCGCGCTCATTTAGAACGACAAGTGGCAAAAGCGGACGCAATTTTATTCGGTGCAGGGACACTCCGCGCTCACGGGAGTGCCATGTCCCTGCGTAATTCTGATTTAATTGCTCAGCGTCGTCAGCAACAAAAGCCTGATCAACCGATTCAAATTGTCTGCACGCGATCGGGTAGCATTTCCACCGAGATTCGCTTTTTCCAGCAAAAGATTCCCCGTTGGCTCTTAACTAGTCAAGAGGGGGCTCAATCTTGGCAGAGCCAATCCACTGAGTATTTTGAAGAAATCATTACTTCTCCAACCACTGACGGTGAAATTAACTGGCAAGGCGTACTCAAAACGTTCAGGGAAAAAGGAATTGAAAACTTAGCCATTTTAGGAGGAGGAGAACTGGTTGCTGCGCTATTTTCTGAGCAACTTCTCGATGAATTATGGTTAACGGTTTGTCCTGTTTTATTAGGCGGAAAAACCGCACCCACCCCGATTGAAGGAATAGGCTGGGATGCAGAAAACGCGCAAAACTTAAAATTACTGGCAGTAGAAACGATTGATCAAGAAGTTTTTTTAAACTATCGTCTTTCTTAG
- a CDS encoding late competence development ComFB family protein produces MEIKTIVAQALNDGYLTPVMEGEISRICETTTELSPDEYSALDELMSALLNGKVVASHRKKCINVMEELVLTEAITIVAEIEVTSDQSIDLSDITAYALNRLPPLYATTEEGANYQKQRAQNELQELINQRVQEAITHHLKSDKVLGARKALGKDTETEVAQQISSLLQTYAEEYEN; encoded by the coding sequence ATGGAAATTAAAACAATTGTTGCTCAAGCTCTAAATGACGGATATCTCACTCCTGTTATGGAAGGAGAAATTAGTCGGATTTGTGAAACAACAACCGAACTTTCTCCTGACGAATATAGTGCTTTAGATGAGCTCATGTCAGCACTACTCAACGGTAAAGTCGTCGCTAGCCATCGCAAAAAGTGTATTAATGTGATGGAGGAATTAGTATTAACTGAAGCGATAACAATCGTTGCTGAAATTGAAGTCACCAGTGACCAATCTATAGATTTGAGTGATATTACGGCTTACGCTTTAAATCGTTTACCGCCGTTGTATGCGACAACTGAAGAAGGTGCAAACTATCAAAAACAACGGGCGCAAAATGAATTACAAGAACTCATTAATCAACGAGTGCAAGAAGCGATTACCCATCATCTGAAGAGTGATAAAGTTTTAGGAGCACGAAAAGCTCTCGGAAAAGATACGGAAACAGAAGTCGCTCAACAAATTAGTAGCCTTTTACAAACTTATGCTGAGGAATACGAAAATTAA
- a CDS encoding M23 family metallopeptidase codes for MGWQIKGYGLLLGLFTLALPAEALEVKINPDNPQLGDTVSVTMETDPNEVKPQVTWGDESYPVFAVGNNLYRTLIPTTPLDDSGKVPLTIRGEQTTRNFLVWLRDRAFPTQRIWLSGSNNRPATELELNRVAQFKKLVTPQQYWTGTFVRPNRGRVSTVFGVRRYYNGEFAENYYHKGVDYAAGTGSPVVAPANGRIALVGKESEGFHVHGNTIGIDHGQGVLSIFLHLNDINVQEGERVIAGQKIGTVGSTGASTGPHLHWGLYVNGRAIDPAPWRFQEIQ; via the coding sequence ATGGGTTGGCAAATTAAGGGGTATGGGCTTTTACTTGGTTTGTTCACACTCGCGCTTCCTGCTGAGGCGCTGGAAGTCAAAATTAATCCTGATAATCCTCAATTGGGAGATACGGTTTCTGTGACCATGGAAACGGACCCGAATGAGGTCAAACCGCAAGTGACTTGGGGGGATGAAAGTTATCCTGTCTTTGCGGTGGGAAATAATCTATATCGGACTTTGATTCCCACAACCCCTTTAGATGACTCGGGGAAAGTTCCTTTAACCATTCGTGGCGAACAGACAACCAGAAATTTTTTAGTTTGGTTGCGCGATCGCGCTTTTCCAACACAACGGATCTGGTTATCAGGAAGTAATAATAGACCAGCAACAGAATTAGAATTGAATCGGGTTGCACAATTCAAAAAACTGGTGACTCCCCAACAATACTGGACTGGAACTTTTGTCCGTCCTAACCGAGGGCGAGTTTCCACTGTTTTTGGGGTTCGTCGCTACTATAACGGAGAGTTTGCAGAAAACTACTATCACAAAGGCGTAGATTACGCAGCAGGAACTGGATCACCAGTGGTTGCGCCTGCGAATGGAAGGATTGCTTTAGTGGGGAAAGAAAGTGAAGGCTTTCATGTTCATGGGAACACGATTGGGATTGATCATGGTCAAGGAGTTCTGAGTATTTTTCTTCATTTAAATGATATTAATGTCCAAGAAGGAGAGCGCGTGATCGCTGGACAAAAAATTGGTACAGTAGGCTCAACAGGAGCTTCCACTGGTCCTCATCTCCATTGGGGATTATATGTCAATGGTCGAGCCATTGATCCAGCGCCATGGCGCTTTCAAGAAATTCAGTAA
- a CDS encoding Hfq-related RNA-binding protein: MTEFDTGLPSTRMVQNLIKEEKDVEIKLLSEDLIVGRVLWQDQHCLCLVDHYDQSTLVWRQSVAYLKPKS; the protein is encoded by the coding sequence ATGACAGAATTTGACACGGGTTTACCGAGTACCCGCATGGTACAAAATTTAATTAAAGAAGAGAAGGATGTGGAAATCAAACTCCTCAGTGAAGATTTAATTGTCGGTAGAGTGCTTTGGCAAGACCAACATTGTTTATGTTTAGTGGATCATTATGACCAATCTACCCTAGTTTGGCGACAATCAGTTGCTTATCTTAAGCCAAAATCATAA
- the dapF gene encoding diaminopimelate epimerase, which produces MKINFTKYHGLGNDFILIDNRHDDTPCLTSEQAIKLCDRHFGIGADGVIFALPPQGDSNYTMRIYNSDGSEPEMCGNGIRCLARFVAELDGKTESNEVYKIHTLAGMIRPQLQDGDKVTVNMGEPYLLAEEIPTTLGSAQEKVINQSLTVAEQTWQVTCVSMGNPHCITFVDHADAIDLEKIGSQFENHSVFPKRINTEFIEVVRRDYIKMRVWERGAGITLACGTGACASVVAGVLTNNCDRASTVELPGGCLEIEWSESDNHVYMTGPATKVFTGVYETQ; this is translated from the coding sequence ATGAAAATTAACTTTACCAAATATCATGGACTTGGCAATGATTTTATTTTGATTGACAACCGTCATGACGATACCCCTTGTCTGACTTCCGAACAAGCGATCAAACTCTGCGATCGCCATTTTGGAATTGGGGCTGATGGGGTAATTTTTGCCCTTCCTCCCCAAGGCGACAGTAATTACACCATGCGTATTTATAATTCTGATGGCTCAGAACCCGAAATGTGTGGCAATGGAATTCGTTGTTTAGCTCGTTTTGTTGCAGAGTTAGATGGTAAAACGGAGAGTAATGAAGTTTATAAAATTCATACCTTAGCAGGGATGATTCGCCCGCAATTACAGGACGGCGATAAGGTCACAGTGAATATGGGTGAACCCTATTTACTAGCAGAAGAAATCCCAACCACTTTAGGATCTGCACAAGAAAAAGTGATTAATCAATCGTTGACGGTTGCTGAACAAACTTGGCAAGTCACTTGTGTCAGTATGGGAAATCCTCATTGCATTACGTTTGTTGATCATGCGGATGCCATTGATCTAGAAAAAATTGGTTCTCAGTTTGAAAATCATTCTGTTTTTCCGAAACGAATTAATACCGAATTTATTGAAGTTGTTCGTCGTGATTATATTAAAATGCGCGTCTGGGAACGGGGGGCTGGTATTACTTTAGCCTGTGGAACAGGGGCTTGTGCTTCTGTTGTTGCTGGGGTTTTGACTAATAATTGCGATCGCGCTTCCACGGTCGAACTGCCTGGGGGCTGTTTAGAGATTGAATGGTCAGAAAGTGACAATCATGTTTATATGACAGGACCCGCGACAAAAGTTTTTACAGGAGTATATGAGACACAATAA
- the nagA gene encoding N-acetylglucosamine-6-phosphate deacetylase has translation MQLNYSDFKQFPYSIVNARLPNPDHQYYKIDLEAGYIKSIQQQTCLLSEKRDDSVIDLKGDWLSLGGIDLQINGALGLPFPDLETDHLDKLFTISKFLWEQGVDGFLPTVVTTSSEKIARSLRTISEYIQQYQTPDFPYAKILGVHLEGPFLNPKKRGAHPEKYLLDLTLDNFNRLIGKYSKQVRVVTCAPEISSDERIIAELRSRYPNILFSLGHSLATATEAETAFRQGASLVTHAFNAMPSLHHREAGLLGAALVHSGVKCSFIADGQHISPTMLELLLRMGEREKRLFLVSDALAPLGLGDGVYPWDSREIRVSEGTARLEDGTLAGTTLSLLSGVTNLVQWGICDIASAIALATESPREALGKDGLSVGQPANLLRWHWDETTQSLSWERLF, from the coding sequence ATGCAACTTAATTACTCAGATTTTAAGCAATTCCCATATTCTATAGTTAATGCTCGTCTCCCCAATCCTGATCATCAGTATTATAAAATTGATCTTGAAGCGGGATATATTAAAAGTATTCAACAGCAAACTTGTCTTTTATCTGAAAAGAGGGATGACTCCGTGATCGATTTGAAGGGAGATTGGCTTTCTCTCGGTGGGATTGATTTACAAATTAATGGCGCGTTAGGCTTACCTTTTCCAGATTTAGAAACCGACCATTTAGATAAACTTTTTACAATTTCTAAGTTTTTATGGGAACAGGGCGTTGATGGGTTTCTCCCGACTGTTGTCACCACTTCTTCTGAAAAAATTGCGCGATCGCTGCGAACAATTTCTGAATATATCCAACAGTATCAAACGCCAGATTTCCCTTATGCAAAAATTCTTGGTGTCCATTTAGAAGGCCCCTTTCTTAACCCGAAAAAACGCGGAGCACACCCCGAAAAATATTTATTAGACTTGACCCTTGACAACTTTAATCGGTTGATCGGAAAATATAGTAAACAGGTTAGGGTCGTTACCTGTGCGCCAGAAATAAGTTCTGACGAAAGAATAATTGCAGAACTCCGATCGCGCTACCCCAATATTTTATTCAGTCTCGGACATTCCCTCGCCACAGCAACAGAAGCAGAAACCGCTTTTCGACAAGGCGCATCCCTAGTGACACACGCTTTTAACGCGATGCCTTCTTTACATCATCGAGAAGCAGGATTACTCGGTGCAGCCTTGGTTCATTCTGGGGTGAAATGTAGTTTCATTGCCGATGGACAACATATTTCTCCCACCATGCTCGAACTATTATTGCGGATGGGAGAAAGAGAGAAACGGCTGTTTTTAGTCAGTGATGCCCTTGCGCCCTTAGGACTCGGAGATGGGGTTTATCCGTGGGATAGTCGAGAAATTAGGGTTAGTGAGGGAACAGCCAGACTAGAAGATGGAACATTAGCAGGAACCACCCTTTCCCTCTTATCAGGCGTAACGAATTTGGTGCAGTGGGGAATTTGTGACATTGCCAGCGCGATCGCGCTAGCAACAGAAAGCCCCAGAGAAGCCCTAGGAAAAGACGGTTTAAGTGTCGGACAACCAGCTAATTTATTGCGTTGGCATTGGGATGAAACAACACAATCTTTAAGTTGGGAACGACTGTTTTAA
- the bchM gene encoding magnesium protoporphyrin IX methyltransferase gives MKSTDDKTIVKDYFNAVGFERWRNIYGDGEVNKVQKNIRIGHQQTIDTVMGWLKEDGNLSQVSICDAGCGTGSLSIPLAQEGATVYASDISEKMVGEAETQAKSALGDNHKIHFSVSDLEAITGSYDTVICLDVLIHYPDQDIPTMVKHLANCAQSRFIISFAPKTFLLSLLKKIGEFFPGPSKTTRAYQHSEAEIVKILEDNGFEIKRTGMTSTNFYYSRILEAVRN, from the coding sequence ATGAAAAGCACTGACGATAAAACAATTGTCAAAGACTATTTTAATGCCGTTGGCTTTGAACGCTGGCGGAATATCTACGGTGATGGCGAAGTGAATAAAGTCCAAAAAAACATCCGCATTGGACATCAACAAACCATTGATACCGTTATGGGCTGGTTGAAAGAAGACGGTAATCTTTCTCAGGTAAGCATTTGTGATGCGGGCTGTGGAACAGGTAGTCTTAGCATTCCCTTAGCACAGGAAGGCGCAACAGTCTATGCGAGTGATATTTCAGAAAAGATGGTGGGAGAAGCGGAAACTCAAGCGAAATCAGCTTTAGGAGACAATCATAAGATTCACTTCTCCGTGAGTGACTTAGAAGCCATTACAGGAAGTTATGACACCGTTATTTGTTTAGATGTTCTCATTCACTATCCTGACCAAGACATCCCCACCATGGTTAAACATTTAGCCAATTGTGCACAATCTCGGTTTATTATTAGTTTTGCGCCCAAAACCTTTCTCCTCAGCCTTTTAAAGAAAATTGGCGAATTCTTCCCAGGACCGAGTAAAACCACTCGCGCTTACCAACATTCGGAAGCAGAAATCGTTAAAATCCTAGAGGACAACGGCTTTGAAATTAAACGGACAGGGATGACCAGCACCAACTTTTATTATTCGCGCATTTTGGAAGCCGTGCGAAACTAA
- the acsF gene encoding magnesium-protoporphyrin IX monomethyl ester (oxidative) cyclase, whose amino-acid sequence MVNTANKDQQELRPGIKQPAKETLLTPRFYTTDFDEMAQMDISINEDELRAILEEFRADYNQKHFVRDEEFNQSWEHLDPETRRLFVEFLERSCTAEFSGFLLYKELGRRLKDSNPLLAECFTLMSRDEARHAGFLNKAMSDFNLSLDLGFLTKSRKYTFFKPKYIFYATYLSEKIGYWRYITIYRHLEQNPEHRIYPLFRFFENWCQDENRHGDFFDAIMQAQPYVITGFISRLWCRFFLLAVFATMYLNDVQRSGFYEALGLDARDYDQYVIQKTNETAGRVFPTILDVENPNFFNRLEVCVKNNEKLSAIANSEAPRVVKFFRKLPHYVSNGWQFLNLYLQKAVDAQAQRGVVH is encoded by the coding sequence ATGGTTAACACTGCCAATAAAGACCAACAAGAATTACGTCCGGGCATTAAACAACCGGCAAAAGAAACCCTTTTAACGCCTCGTTTTTACACCACAGACTTTGATGAAATGGCGCAGATGGATATTTCCATCAACGAAGACGAACTCCGCGCCATTTTAGAAGAATTCCGCGCTGATTATAATCAAAAACACTTTGTTCGGGATGAAGAGTTTAACCAGTCTTGGGAACATCTCGATCCAGAAACCCGTCGCCTCTTTGTAGAATTTCTGGAACGGTCTTGCACGGCTGAATTTTCTGGCTTTCTCCTCTATAAAGAATTAGGAAGACGCTTAAAAGATTCTAACCCTCTCTTGGCGGAGTGCTTCACCTTGATGTCTCGTGATGAAGCCCGCCATGCTGGTTTTCTCAACAAAGCCATGTCTGACTTTAACCTCTCCCTTGACTTAGGCTTTCTTACCAAGAGTCGGAAATACACTTTCTTTAAGCCCAAATATATCTTTTACGCCACCTATCTCTCGGAAAAAATTGGTTACTGGCGTTATATCACCATCTATCGCCATTTAGAACAAAATCCTGAACACCGCATTTATCCCCTCTTCCGCTTCTTTGAAAACTGGTGTCAAGATGAAAACCGTCACGGTGATTTCTTTGATGCCATTATGCAGGCGCAACCTTATGTTATTACTGGGTTCATTTCTCGCTTGTGGTGTCGTTTCTTCCTGCTAGCCGTATTCGCCACCATGTATCTTAACGATGTGCAACGGTCAGGTTTCTACGAAGCATTAGGCTTAGATGCACGGGACTATGACCAATATGTCATCCAGAAAACGAATGAAACCGCAGGACGGGTCTTCCCAACCATTTTAGATGTAGAGAATCCGAACTTCTTCAACCGTTTAGAAGTTTGCGTGAAAAATAATGAAAAGCTAAGCGCGATCGCAAATTCTGAAGCACCGCGAGTAGTTAAATTCTTCCGCAAGTTACCTCATTACGTCTCCAACGGCTGGCAATTCTTAAATCTGTATCTGCAAAAAGCAGTTGATGCACAAGCCCAGCGCGGTGTTGTCCACTAA